One Leifsonia shinshuensis DNA window includes the following coding sequences:
- a CDS encoding DUF58 domain-containing protein encodes MTVSGRFVALLALGAVPVVLLGGEAAPAYAALVGWIVLCLVLGSVDLALAASPRRLRLSRELPARVRLGAEAASELFVTNTGTRTLRGVLRDGWEPSAGAEPSRTAIGIPPGERRRVVVSLTPWRRGERRVEQVTVRSWGPLHLWARQATLSAPGRIRVLPPFNARKHLPSRLARLRELDGTTSVMLRGQGTEFDSLREYVRGDDVRSIDWRATARRHDPTGGRGARVMVRTWRPERDRRVVLVIDTARTSAARIADEPRIDTAFEASLLLAALASRAGDRVDLLAYDRVARGRVQGAAGAELLSRMVDTMAGIEPALIEMDWSAVPAQVGTLTSQRSLVVLLTSLDAPGGSRGLLSVLPQLTRKHLVLVASVTDPDTEAATAQRGRREDVYRAASAERALLDVARVSAAVRRLGGEVVTGSPADLPPALADRYLALKAAGRL; translated from the coding sequence ATGACCGTGTCCGGACGTTTCGTCGCCCTGCTCGCGCTGGGCGCCGTCCCCGTCGTGCTGCTCGGCGGCGAGGCGGCGCCCGCCTACGCCGCCCTCGTCGGCTGGATCGTGCTCTGCCTGGTGCTGGGGTCGGTCGACCTCGCGCTGGCCGCCTCCCCCCGCCGGCTGCGGCTGAGCCGGGAGCTGCCCGCCCGCGTGCGGCTCGGCGCGGAGGCCGCGAGCGAGCTGTTCGTGACGAACACAGGCACACGCACGCTGCGCGGCGTGCTCCGCGACGGGTGGGAGCCGTCGGCCGGGGCCGAGCCGAGCCGCACCGCCATCGGCATCCCGCCGGGCGAGCGTCGCCGCGTCGTGGTGTCGCTGACACCATGGCGGCGCGGCGAGCGCCGGGTGGAGCAGGTCACCGTGCGCTCGTGGGGCCCGCTGCACCTCTGGGCACGGCAGGCGACGCTGTCCGCGCCGGGCCGCATCCGCGTGCTGCCGCCGTTCAACGCGCGCAAGCACCTCCCGTCGCGGCTGGCGCGGCTCCGCGAGCTGGACGGCACCACGAGCGTGATGCTGCGCGGCCAGGGCACCGAGTTCGACTCCCTGCGCGAGTACGTGCGCGGCGACGATGTGCGCTCGATCGACTGGCGCGCCACCGCCCGGCGGCACGACCCGACCGGGGGCCGCGGCGCGCGGGTGATGGTGCGTACGTGGCGGCCGGAGCGCGACCGGCGCGTGGTCCTGGTGATCGACACGGCCCGCACCTCGGCGGCGCGGATCGCGGACGAGCCACGCATCGACACGGCGTTCGAGGCGTCCCTGCTGCTCGCCGCGCTCGCCTCCCGCGCGGGCGACCGCGTCGACCTGCTGGCGTACGACCGGGTCGCCCGCGGCCGCGTGCAGGGCGCGGCGGGCGCTGAGCTGCTCTCCCGGATGGTGGACACGATGGCGGGCATCGAGCCGGCGCTCATCGAGATGGACTGGTCGGCGGTTCCCGCACAGGTCGGCACGCTGACCAGTCAGCGGTCGCTCGTCGTGCTGCTGACCTCGCTCGACGCGCCCGGCGGCTCGCGCGGCCTCCTCTCGGTGCTGCCGCAGCTCACCCGCAAGCACCTCGTGCTGGTGGCCAGCGTGACCGACCCCGACACGGAGGCCGCCACGGCGCAGCGCGGCCGCCGCGAGGACGTCTACCGCGCCGCCTCGGCCGAGCGCGCGCTGCTCGACGTCGCGCGGGTGTCGGCAGCCGTGCGTCGTCTCGGCGGCGAGGTGGTCACGGGCTCCCCCGCCGACCTCCCGCCCGCCCTCGCGGACCGCTACCTGGCGCTGAAGGCCGCCGGCCGGCTCTGA
- a CDS encoding stage II sporulation protein M, whose protein sequence is MDLDAYTAAHSADWEKLSRLAARRRLDGRDADELIDLYQSGAADLSAIQTSAGSTAVGDRLSVTLASARLRFTGAGSNLFSQIPRFFALQLPAALYRIRWIVLAVAVATVIVSTLYALWITGNPDVLRNLGDDADLKQYVNHSFVDYYSNNPAASFAGQVWTNNAWIAAQCIAFGITGVWVPYVLIQNAVGIGTAAGVMFAYGRGDVLFSYILPHGLLELTSVFVAAAAGLRIFWSWIAPGARTRGQALAEDGRALFTVAVGCVISLFVSGLIEGFVTPSALPVWLKIAIGALALGAYLFYMLFVGGRAVRAGETGDLTEFEAGDRRVVAG, encoded by the coding sequence ATGGATCTCGACGCATACACTGCCGCGCACAGCGCCGACTGGGAGAAGCTCTCCCGGCTGGCCGCCCGACGCCGTCTGGACGGCCGCGACGCGGACGAGCTGATCGACCTGTACCAGTCCGGTGCGGCCGACCTGTCGGCCATCCAGACCAGCGCCGGGTCCACCGCGGTGGGGGACCGCCTGTCGGTGACGCTCGCGTCGGCGCGGCTGCGTTTCACGGGAGCCGGCTCGAACCTGTTCTCGCAGATCCCACGCTTCTTCGCTCTCCAGCTGCCCGCTGCGCTGTACCGCATCCGCTGGATCGTGCTGGCCGTCGCGGTCGCCACGGTGATCGTCTCGACGCTGTACGCGCTGTGGATCACCGGCAACCCGGACGTGCTGCGCAACCTCGGCGACGACGCCGACCTGAAGCAGTACGTCAACCACTCGTTCGTCGACTACTACTCGAACAACCCGGCGGCGTCGTTCGCCGGCCAGGTGTGGACCAACAACGCCTGGATCGCCGCCCAGTGCATCGCGTTCGGGATCACCGGGGTCTGGGTGCCGTACGTGCTCATCCAGAACGCGGTCGGCATCGGCACGGCGGCCGGCGTCATGTTCGCCTACGGCCGCGGCGACGTGCTGTTCTCGTACATCCTCCCGCACGGCCTCCTGGAGCTGACCAGTGTGTTCGTGGCCGCAGCTGCCGGCCTGCGGATCTTCTGGTCCTGGATCGCGCCGGGCGCCCGCACGCGCGGTCAGGCGCTCGCCGAGGACGGCCGCGCCCTGTTCACGGTCGCAGTCGGCTGCGTGATCAGTCTGTTCGTCTCCGGCCTGATCGAGGGCTTCGTGACGCCCTCGGCGCTGCCGGTCTGGCTGAAGATCGCCATCGGCGCGCTCGCGCTCGGGGCGTACCTCTTCTACATGCTGTTCGTGGGCGGCCGGGCCGTCCGCGCGGGCGAGACCGGCGATCTCACCGAGTTCGAGGCGGGCGACCGCCGCGTCGTCGCCGGCTGA
- a CDS encoding RDD family protein: MTGSAPLLPSGGLSNARGPAVAGAPNGGDRELVTGEAVTLDVKPASYILRAGGTIIDWLFSMLVMLGLILLLVATGGGLDEALIRALIILILVFGTVILPIGMELLTRGRSLGRLAVGARIVRDDGGAIGFRHSFIRALAGVLEIYLTFGGIAALTGLLNSRSKRLGDLLAGTYSQLERVPRPQPLALSLPPQLAGWAVNADVGRLPDRLSRRIAQFVRQAPQLTAAARYGLSTELAREAAPYVSPLPQVDAETFLVAVAVLRRQRDAAGLALEAERLQRLEPVLDALPHSFPDR, from the coding sequence ATGACGGGATCCGCGCCCCTCCTCCCGAGCGGGGGCCTTTCGAATGCGCGTGGCCCAGCGGTCGCGGGCGCCCCGAACGGCGGCGACCGCGAGCTGGTCACGGGCGAGGCCGTCACCCTCGACGTCAAGCCGGCGAGCTACATCCTCCGCGCGGGCGGGACCATCATCGACTGGCTGTTCTCGATGCTGGTCATGCTCGGCCTGATCCTGCTCCTGGTGGCCACCGGCGGCGGGCTCGACGAGGCGCTGATCCGCGCGCTGATCATCCTCATCCTCGTGTTCGGTACGGTGATCCTCCCGATCGGGATGGAGCTGCTCACCCGCGGCCGCTCGCTCGGCCGGCTCGCGGTGGGCGCCCGCATCGTGCGCGACGACGGCGGCGCGATCGGATTCCGGCACTCGTTCATCCGCGCCCTCGCCGGCGTGCTCGAGATCTATCTGACCTTCGGCGGGATCGCCGCGCTCACCGGCCTCCTGAACTCCCGGTCCAAGCGCCTCGGCGACCTGCTGGCAGGAACATACAGCCAGCTCGAGCGCGTGCCGCGCCCGCAGCCGCTCGCGCTGTCCCTGCCGCCGCAGCTCGCGGGCTGGGCGGTGAACGCCGACGTCGGGAGGCTGCCCGACCGGCTCTCCCGCCGCATCGCGCAGTTCGTGCGCCAGGCCCCGCAGCTCACCGCCGCGGCCCGCTACGGGCTGAGCACCGAGCTCGCGCGCGAGGCGGCGCCGTACGTGTCGCCGCTGCCGCAGGTGGACGCCGAGACGTTCCTGGTCGCGGTCGCCGTGCTGCGGCGGCAGCGGGACGCGGCGGGCCTGGCCCTGGAGGCCGAGCGCCTGCAGCGGCTGGAACCGGTCCTCGACGCGCTGCCGCACTCGTTCCCCGACCGGTGA
- a CDS encoding cyclase family protein yields the protein MTEYRAHFDASVSFVNGGGLTAEGFRLDVPSESIGEAEVAELFVRHLGLALVGAVELNDLRIVAEPHRGSRGVIEPPMGSEPASRRVVDLSHPIRAGLVTYPGLPAPVITPHLTREDSRERYAPGTEFAMDMITMIGNTGTYLDSPYHRYADGGDLASLDLSTLVGLRAEVFHLEDAAERGIPASVFFDRDLAGTAVLLHTGWDTRFGTPAYATGAPYLTEAGAQHLADAGVTLVGIDSLNIDDTESGGSRPAHSILLAHGIHVVEHLTRLGDLPARGARFTAAPPAVEGFGTFPVRAFAEV from the coding sequence ATGACCGAGTACCGTGCCCACTTCGACGCGAGCGTGTCGTTCGTCAACGGCGGCGGCCTGACCGCGGAGGGCTTCCGCCTGGACGTGCCGTCCGAGTCGATCGGCGAGGCGGAGGTCGCCGAGCTCTTCGTCCGGCACCTCGGCCTCGCGCTCGTGGGCGCCGTCGAGCTGAACGACCTGCGGATCGTGGCGGAGCCGCACCGCGGCAGCCGCGGAGTGATCGAGCCGCCGATGGGATCGGAGCCTGCGTCCCGCCGCGTGGTCGACCTCAGCCACCCGATCCGCGCCGGGCTGGTCACCTATCCCGGCCTCCCTGCCCCGGTCATCACCCCGCACCTCACCCGGGAGGACTCGCGCGAGCGCTACGCCCCCGGCACCGAGTTCGCGATGGACATGATCACGATGATCGGCAACACCGGCACCTACCTCGACAGCCCGTACCACCGTTACGCGGACGGCGGCGACCTCGCGTCGCTCGACCTGTCGACGCTGGTCGGCCTGCGCGCCGAGGTGTTCCACCTGGAGGACGCCGCCGAGCGCGGCATCCCCGCCTCGGTGTTCTTCGACCGCGACCTGGCCGGCACGGCCGTGCTGCTGCACACCGGCTGGGACACCCGCTTCGGGACGCCCGCCTACGCGACGGGCGCGCCCTACCTCACCGAGGCCGGGGCGCAGCACCTGGCCGACGCGGGCGTGACACTGGTCGGCATCGACTCGCTCAACATCGACGACACGGAGAGCGGCGGCTCGCGGCCGGCGCACAGCATCCTGCTCGCCCACGGCATCCACGTGGTCGAGCACCTGACCCGGCTGGGCGACCTCCCGGCCCGCGGCGCGCGCTTCACGGCGGCTCCGCCGGCGGTCGAGGGGTTCGGGACGTTCCCGGTGCGGGCGTTCGCCGAGGTGTGA
- a CDS encoding GNAT family N-acetyltransferase, translating to MALDFADRELPGGLLLRLRREEDAAALAAAYLRNRGHLAPWDPTRSEEFFTEAGQRTRTLELLALRSLETAVPLVIVDGDEIAGGMDLSNIVRGAFQSAMVGYWLDRDHTGRGLASVALSALVDAARDDYALHRVQAATLLANHASQSVLTRAGFERIGVAPDYLKIAGRWQDHVLFQKILHD from the coding sequence ATGGCGCTCGACTTCGCAGACCGGGAGCTCCCCGGCGGCCTCCTCCTGCGCCTGCGCCGGGAGGAGGACGCCGCGGCGCTCGCCGCCGCGTACCTCCGCAACCGCGGCCACCTGGCGCCGTGGGATCCGACGCGCTCGGAGGAGTTCTTCACCGAGGCCGGCCAGCGCACGCGCACGCTCGAACTGCTGGCGCTGCGCTCGCTGGAGACCGCGGTGCCGCTGGTGATCGTGGACGGCGACGAGATCGCCGGCGGCATGGACCTCTCCAACATCGTCCGCGGCGCCTTCCAGAGCGCGATGGTCGGCTACTGGCTCGACCGCGACCACACCGGCCGCGGCCTCGCCTCTGTGGCGCTGTCGGCGCTCGTGGACGCTGCCCGCGACGACTACGCGCTGCACCGCGTGCAGGCCGCGACACTGCTGGCCAACCACGCCTCCCAGTCGGTGCTCACCCGCGCCGGCTTCGAGCGCATCGGCGTCGCGCCGGACTACCTGAAGATCGCGGGGCGCTGGCAGGACCACGTGCTGTTCCAGAAGATCCTGCACGACTGA
- the ahcY gene encoding adenosylhomocysteinase has protein sequence MPSAVTDTSLPFRVADLSLAEAGRHQIRLAENEMPGLMALREEFGASKPLTGARIAGSLHMTVQTAVLIETLVALGAQVRWASCNIFSTQDEAAAAIAVGPTGTPQAPAGVPVFAWKGETLDEYWWCTQQIFDWSTEAAAAGADWTGPNLILDDGGDATLLVHKGREFELAGAVPDDAEGDSHEYRVILAALRASLATSPDRWTRVADGILGVTEETTTGVHRLYELAKHGELLFPAINVNDSVTKSKFDNKYGIRHSLPDGLNRATDVLMGGKVAFVAGYGDVGKGAAEALRGQGARVIVSEVDPINALQAAMDGFQVTTLESVIDQVDILITGTGNVNVVTLDHILAMKHLAVIANVGHFDNEIDMASLEVLPGAEKVEIKPQVHEWRLPNGRSVLVLSEGRLMNLGNATGHPSFVMSNSFANQVLAQLELFVSTENYPIGVYVLPKHLDEKVARLHLDALGVQLTTLTDEQAAYIGVPVDGPYKVDHYRY, from the coding sequence ATGCCTTCCGCCGTCACTGACACGTCCCTGCCGTTCCGCGTCGCCGACCTCTCGCTCGCCGAGGCGGGCCGGCACCAGATCCGGCTCGCCGAGAACGAGATGCCGGGCCTGATGGCCCTCCGCGAGGAGTTCGGCGCGTCCAAGCCGCTCACCGGCGCCCGCATCGCCGGCTCCCTGCACATGACCGTGCAGACCGCCGTGCTGATCGAGACCCTGGTGGCCCTTGGCGCGCAGGTGCGCTGGGCGAGCTGCAACATCTTCTCCACGCAGGACGAGGCCGCAGCCGCCATCGCCGTCGGCCCGACCGGCACGCCTCAGGCCCCGGCCGGTGTCCCGGTCTTCGCCTGGAAGGGCGAGACGCTTGACGAGTACTGGTGGTGCACCCAGCAGATCTTCGACTGGAGCACGGAGGCCGCCGCGGCCGGCGCCGACTGGACCGGCCCCAACCTGATCCTCGACGACGGCGGCGACGCCACCCTGCTGGTCCACAAGGGCCGCGAGTTCGAGCTCGCCGGCGCCGTGCCGGACGACGCCGAGGGCGACAGCCACGAGTACCGCGTCATCCTCGCCGCGCTGCGCGCCTCCCTCGCGACCTCGCCCGACCGCTGGACGCGCGTCGCGGACGGCATCCTCGGCGTCACCGAGGAGACCACCACCGGCGTCCACCGCCTGTACGAGCTGGCCAAGCACGGCGAGCTGCTGTTCCCGGCGATCAACGTCAACGACTCGGTCACCAAGAGCAAGTTCGACAACAAGTACGGCATCCGCCACTCGCTGCCGGACGGCCTCAACCGCGCCACCGACGTGCTCATGGGCGGCAAGGTCGCCTTCGTCGCCGGCTACGGCGACGTGGGCAAGGGTGCCGCGGAGGCTCTGCGCGGCCAGGGCGCCCGCGTCATCGTCAGCGAGGTCGACCCGATCAACGCCCTCCAGGCGGCGATGGACGGCTTCCAGGTGACCACGCTGGAGTCCGTCATCGACCAGGTGGACATCCTCATCACCGGCACGGGCAACGTCAACGTCGTCACGCTCGACCACATCCTCGCCATGAAGCACCTGGCCGTGATCGCCAACGTCGGCCACTTCGACAACGAGATCGACATGGCCTCCCTGGAGGTGCTGCCCGGCGCCGAGAAGGTGGAGATCAAGCCGCAGGTGCACGAGTGGCGGCTGCCGAACGGCCGCAGCGTCCTGGTGCTGTCCGAGGGCCGCCTGATGAACCTCGGCAACGCGACCGGCCACCCGAGCTTCGTGATGAGCAACTCGTTCGCCAACCAGGTGCTCGCCCAGCTCGAGCTCTTCGTCTCGACCGAGAACTACCCGATCGGCGTCTACGTGCTGCCGAAGCACCTGGACGAGAAGGTCGCGCGCCTCCACCTCGACGCCCTCGGCGTGCAGCTGACCACCCTCACGGACGAGCAGGCCGCCTACATCGGCGTGCCGGTCGACGGCCCGTACAAAGTCGACCACTACCGCTACTGA
- a CDS encoding phosphomannomutase/phosphoglucomutase, translated as MHTADSIDDYRDALSGVIKTYDVRGLVGSGLTPEIVTAIAAAFVDEIGAAGSDVVVGHDMRDSSPEFAAAFARGAQARGADVVSIGLCSTDESYFASGALQAPAAMFTASHNPATYNGIKLSRAGAQGLSFDTGLAAIRDRAAVYLAEGLEPVAEPGSYREQDVLADYAAYLRGLVDLSDIRPIRIVVDAGNGMGGLTVPAVLGEAAGLPALPIEIVPLYFELDGTFPNHEANPLEPANLVDLQAAVVEHGADLGLAFDGDADRCFVVDETGGAVSPSAVAAIVALREIDRARAEDPDAPITVIHNLITSNIVPETIEAAGAMPYRTRVGHSLIKAAMRETGAVFGGEHSAHYYFRDFWSADNGMLAAMHMLAEFGMQERPLSELAAVYTPYSQSGEINSTVEDVPAAYARVVEAFTGRAEFDELDGLTITGLTDETEPFWWFSVRPSNTEPLLRLNVEGADAATMTRIRDEALALIRAE; from the coding sequence GTGCACACAGCTGACTCGATCGACGACTACCGTGACGCCCTCTCCGGGGTCATCAAGACCTACGATGTCCGCGGTCTGGTCGGCAGCGGCCTGACCCCCGAGATCGTCACCGCGATCGCGGCCGCCTTCGTGGACGAGATCGGCGCGGCGGGCTCGGACGTCGTGGTCGGCCACGACATGCGCGACTCGTCGCCGGAGTTCGCCGCCGCGTTCGCCCGCGGCGCGCAGGCCCGCGGCGCGGACGTCGTGTCGATCGGCCTGTGCTCGACCGACGAGTCCTACTTCGCCTCCGGAGCGTTGCAGGCGCCCGCCGCGATGTTCACCGCGAGTCACAACCCCGCCACGTACAACGGCATCAAGCTCTCCCGCGCCGGCGCGCAGGGCCTCAGCTTCGACACCGGACTCGCCGCCATCCGCGACCGGGCCGCCGTCTACCTCGCCGAGGGGCTGGAGCCCGTCGCCGAGCCCGGCTCGTATCGCGAGCAGGATGTCCTGGCCGACTACGCCGCCTACTTGCGCGGCCTGGTCGACCTCAGCGACATCCGCCCGATCAGGATCGTCGTGGACGCCGGCAACGGCATGGGCGGGCTGACCGTCCCCGCCGTGCTGGGCGAGGCCGCTGGGCTGCCCGCGCTGCCCATCGAGATCGTCCCGCTCTACTTCGAGCTGGACGGCACCTTCCCGAACCACGAGGCGAACCCGCTGGAGCCGGCCAACCTGGTCGACCTCCAGGCCGCGGTCGTCGAGCACGGCGCGGACCTCGGCCTCGCCTTCGACGGCGACGCGGACCGCTGCTTCGTCGTGGACGAGACCGGCGGCGCGGTGTCGCCGTCCGCGGTCGCCGCGATCGTCGCCCTCCGTGAGATCGACCGGGCCCGCGCCGAGGACCCGGACGCCCCGATCACGGTCATCCACAACCTGATCACGTCCAACATCGTCCCGGAGACGATCGAGGCGGCGGGCGCGATGCCGTACCGCACCCGCGTCGGCCACTCGCTGATCAAGGCGGCCATGCGCGAGACCGGCGCCGTCTTCGGCGGCGAGCACTCGGCGCACTACTACTTCCGCGACTTCTGGAGCGCCGACAACGGGATGCTGGCCGCGATGCACATGCTGGCGGAGTTCGGCATGCAGGAGCGCCCGCTGTCCGAGCTGGCGGCGGTGTACACGCCCTACTCGCAGTCCGGAGAGATCAACTCCACGGTGGAGGACGTCCCCGCCGCCTACGCGCGGGTGGTGGAGGCCTTCACCGGCCGCGCCGAGTTCGACGAGCTGGACGGCCTCACCATCACGGGCCTGACCGATGAGACCGAGCCGTTCTGGTGGTTCTCGGTGCGCCCGTCCAACACGGAGCCGCTGCTGCGCCTCAACGTGGAGGGCGCCGACGCCGCCACGATGACGCGCATCCGCGACGAGGCGCTGGCGCTCATCCGCGCCGAATAG
- a CDS encoding DUF3499 domain-containing protein, whose amino-acid sequence MSTLTYVYADSMAVLGPLSLHHEPHSYDLCAIHAERLSAPQGWQIVRHEVFGEIK is encoded by the coding sequence GTGTCGACGTTGACGTACGTCTACGCGGACTCGATGGCGGTGCTCGGCCCGCTCAGCCTCCACCACGAGCCGCACTCCTACGACCTCTGCGCCATCCACGCCGAGCGCCTGTCGGCGCCGCAGGGCTGGCAGATCGTCCGCCACGAGGTCTTCGGCGAGATCAAGTAG
- a CDS encoding metallopeptidase family protein, whose protein sequence is MPRNRRTSSNPPATSRWRSRHGRGARGPVTGPHLPMLQNRIDFFDMTVASTADYLKGVWPDELADVHFEVAATPVGNTGSDGVDRWYVDHARRRIVLYRVPIQRLTKLHRDDDLHRRMYIEGCVFRAVAELLGKDPWDLAPDRFRHF, encoded by the coding sequence ATGCCCCGCAACCGCCGCACCAGCAGCAACCCTCCGGCGACCAGCCGGTGGCGCAGCCGTCACGGGCGCGGAGCGCGCGGACCGGTGACCGGGCCGCATCTGCCGATGCTGCAGAACCGCATCGACTTCTTCGACATGACCGTGGCCTCCACCGCCGACTACCTCAAGGGCGTCTGGCCGGACGAGCTGGCGGACGTGCACTTCGAGGTCGCGGCCACGCCGGTCGGCAACACCGGCAGCGACGGCGTCGACCGCTGGTACGTCGACCACGCGCGCCGGCGCATCGTGCTGTACCGCGTGCCCATCCAGCGCCTGACGAAGCTGCACCGCGACGACGACCTGCACCGCCGGATGTACATCGAGGGCTGCGTGTTCCGCGCTGTCGCCGAGCTGCTCGGCAAAGACCCGTGGGATCTGGCGCCCGACCGCTTCCGGCACTTCTGA
- a CDS encoding DUF5719 family protein → MADRRALAQGGVRAIGGLVGVGIAAVVIAGATLLPLSGFAIDAPSKTVHPVPADQQRVCPGPVLALAADAGQASQPSALGQSTAVYGTDGPATQTRNLKPDASTDSADQSPLALTAATPQGATRPPLFAGAQVQSVASPDLAGLAAASCAEASADSWLVAGATTLGQTSLVLLSNPTSVDATVNLDIYTETGRVAAPGATGIVVPAGAQKVVPLAGLAPSATAPVVHVTTTGGAVVATMQQSFEQGIDPRGVELAGATGAPSRVQTIPGVAIASLAAITAAQSAESVSVEFPTVRIFVPGTQDAQITIGAVGEAGTAAGNSLAQTVKAGNVAEIPLDHLKDGYFTVTVRSSVPVVAAVRTSTIGAKTRDFAWFASTPPITDSQLVAVPPGPAPRLHFANGGDKDAKVKIQPASGKPIALTVPAEGGANAAVPTGRYTITGGDGLEVSVSLQADGQASAFAVSPAGPLASAIEVYPH, encoded by the coding sequence GTGGCTGACCGCCGTGCCCTCGCCCAGGGCGGCGTCCGCGCGATCGGAGGCCTCGTCGGCGTCGGGATCGCCGCCGTCGTCATCGCGGGCGCGACCCTGCTCCCGCTGTCCGGGTTCGCGATCGACGCGCCCTCGAAGACCGTCCACCCGGTCCCCGCCGACCAGCAGCGGGTGTGCCCTGGGCCGGTGCTCGCCCTCGCCGCCGACGCAGGCCAGGCCTCGCAGCCCAGCGCCCTCGGGCAGTCCACCGCCGTCTACGGCACCGACGGCCCCGCCACCCAGACCAGGAACCTCAAGCCGGACGCGTCCACCGACTCGGCCGACCAGTCCCCGCTGGCGCTCACAGCCGCAACCCCCCAGGGCGCGACCCGTCCTCCGCTGTTCGCGGGCGCCCAGGTCCAGAGCGTCGCCAGCCCGGATCTCGCCGGACTCGCCGCAGCCTCCTGCGCCGAGGCGAGCGCCGACAGCTGGCTCGTCGCGGGCGCGACCACGCTCGGCCAGACCAGCCTCGTGCTGCTGTCCAACCCGACCTCCGTCGACGCGACCGTCAACCTCGACATCTACACCGAGACCGGCCGGGTGGCGGCTCCGGGCGCGACCGGCATCGTCGTCCCCGCCGGAGCGCAGAAGGTCGTCCCGCTGGCCGGCCTCGCGCCCTCCGCCACCGCTCCGGTGGTCCACGTGACCACCACCGGCGGCGCCGTCGTGGCCACCATGCAGCAGAGCTTCGAGCAGGGCATCGACCCGCGCGGCGTCGAGCTCGCCGGCGCGACAGGAGCGCCGTCGCGGGTGCAGACGATCCCCGGGGTCGCGATCGCCTCGCTCGCCGCCATCACCGCCGCGCAGTCCGCGGAGAGCGTCAGCGTGGAGTTCCCGACGGTGCGTATCTTCGTGCCGGGGACCCAGGACGCGCAGATCACGATCGGCGCCGTGGGGGAGGCCGGCACGGCAGCGGGCAACTCTCTCGCGCAGACCGTCAAGGCGGGCAACGTCGCCGAGATCCCGCTCGACCACCTCAAGGACGGGTACTTCACCGTCACCGTCCGATCGAGCGTCCCCGTGGTCGCGGCGGTCCGCACGTCGACCATCGGCGCCAAGACGCGCGACTTCGCGTGGTTCGCGTCCACACCGCCGATCACGGACTCCCAGCTCGTCGCTGTGCCGCCGGGGCCGGCCCCTCGCCTGCACTTCGCCAACGGCGGGGACAAGGACGCCAAGGTGAAGATCCAGCCGGCGTCCGGGAAGCCGATCGCGCTCACCGTGCCCGCGGAAGGCGGCGCGAACGCGGCGGTGCCGACCGGACGCTACACGATCACCGGCGGGGACGGCCTGGAGGTCTCCGTCAGCCTGCAGGCCGACGGCCAGGCGAGTGCGTTCGCGGTCTCACCGGCCGGACCGCTCGCGTCGGCGATCGAGGTCTACCCGCACTGA